Genomic window (Deltaproteobacteria bacterium):
CCTTCGAGGGGAAAAAGGACTACATCCACTGGGCGCACGTGGAAAAGGCGCCCGAGCATTTGAAAAAAAACAAGATCCTCACCGTCAGCCTCGCCAACAATCACACGCTCGACTACGGCATCCCCGGGCTGAAACAGTCGCTCGAAACGCTCGCGAAAAACGGCATGACCGGCTTCGGCGCAGGGCTCACGCAGGCCGACGCGGAGCGGCCCTTCGAGACGACGTTCACGATCGGCGAGCGGGAGGTGCGTCTGGCGGTGTTCGCCGCGTTCGAACACAGCCTGCGTTACGAGACCATGTACAGCTTCTACGCCAAGGGCGACGCGCCCGGCGCGGCGATGCTGGACGCCGAACGCACGTCGCAGCTCGTGCGCGAATACCGCGCGGCGAATCCCGACGCCTTTGTCATCGTGTACCCGCACTGGGGCGGCAACTACGCGTGGAAGACGCGCAAGCAGGGGCCCATCGCCCGCGCGGTGCTGGAGGCGGGGGCCGACGCGGTGATCGGCCACGGCGCGCACACGCTTCAGGAGATCGAACGCGTCGCCGGCAAAACGGCGATCTACAACGTCGGCAATTTCGTGTTCTCGTCGCCCGGTCGATACAAAAAATACAAGGTCACGCCCTACGGGCTCGCGGCGCTGGTGCGTTTCGCGCCCGGCAAGGACGGCGCGCTGCGCGCCGACGCGCGGCTCTACCCGATCCACATCGACAACCGGGTTGTGAAGTATCAGCCGCGTCCGCTCACCGACGCCGAGTTCGCCGGCCTCAAGACGACACTCGCCGAAAAGAGCGGCGAGGGCTTCGCCAAGCGCGTCAGCACGGGCAAGGACGCGCTGGGAAACTTTTTCTCGGTGCGGCTGAAGTAGGGGTCAGAACCGCAGGTAGCCGACTCCGTTTTCGATGGTGATCTCCGCGCTACGTTTCGCGGAATCCGCCTTGAGTTTCGCCAGTTCCTTCTCGGCGTCGGCGCCTTTCATGATCTTCGGCTGAAAGCGGACCTGCTCGGCCCGGTTGTTCGTGTACGTCGGGTAGAGCTCGACCGATTTCACCGACTTGCCTTCGACGAGCGCCCGAACGACGAGCCCGTGATCAGCCTTCGGGTTGTGCGAGCCGAACGCAAAGTTGCCGATTCCATACACGATGGGTTTGCCTTTGTAGACCTCGGTCGCCTGCCAGAAGTGGACGTGCGTTCCCACGACGAGGTCGGCGCCTTCGTCGATCGCCGCCCGCGCGAAGCGCTCCTGCCCCTCGAATACGGGGCGGTGATAGC
Coding sequences:
- a CDS encoding CapA family protein; amino-acid sequence: MTQNRLFAPILFAVCVLALGACSKLKTASSPDAPPTDAEWKDGYKVLFVGDTDFGESYRKLDDDILKHGYDFGFEKVKPFLDAADLVIANLETPICDPAAAESPFEGKKDYIHWAHVEKAPEHLKKNKILTVSLANNHTLDYGIPGLKQSLETLAKNGMTGFGAGLTQADAERPFETTFTIGEREVRLAVFAAFEHSLRYETMYSFYAKGDAPGAAMLDAERTSQLVREYRAANPDAFVIVYPHWGGNYAWKTRKQGPIARAVLEAGADAVIGHGAHTLQEIERVAGKTAIYNVGNFVFSSPGRYKKYKVTPYGLAALVRFAPGKDGALRADARLYPIHIDNRVVKYQPRPLTDAEFAGLKTTLAEKSGEGFAKRVSTGKDALGNFFSVRLK